In one Kluyveromyces marxianus DMKU3-1042 DNA, complete genome, chromosome 4 genomic region, the following are encoded:
- the SPO14 gene encoding phospholipase D, which yields MLQEKEGQKRYSNGEVIPGIKDEAGELSMRKNAEEEHPDSGSQLSKAAANNAQNVDKNGDEIRSSSAPLDDQDPLFKGENINQSDFEASVKNLTFMGVPNSSVFEGRTASSDGTHNDPHANAINGHTTDGSNGPKRPNISAINDHSRSHSVSNVNSSSNNSRGFSMSYQDRFWKKEIGQVFRRFSKITTTTNNKGHEQQQTQNEDGAKVDQVLNEHDAYVQSMASDFIDTMLAGAPAALLAGSIFLKDDNGVTRAPLLLTMLSIRISPMQNSTHLHLDIKRRSSITSSVHSDEPMQGGGHHSILGQNLHSRYKLDLEYGLGENRLKWSIIRSYKDIASLHNRLKLISFQQNTVNKLYIDNNRYSELHLPHFPRFDDVFKRKKTDSPERKTKKNTGSVYTPANENFTPRSSTQLSTHRYQSKHLQSLIEEQDDRNKPMHLRIERYLKLLNVVLSLRPQANRLFQFYEMSPIGTLLSYENGYHGKQGYMVVRSTAKAQGWRVSHFKFNDFKAMIERHTTKWFLIRHSYITYVSDIYSTTPLDVFLVDPEFKISCSGYSMKDIEDSFENPSYHENVKNKISTKLLITVENRERKMQMIVKSEYIMKQWVRSIYEMSKSTVWSQKHRFDSFAPVRKNALCKFLVDGRDYFWSLSEALRMAKDVIFIHDWWLSPELYMRRPVRGNQIHRIDRILKEKAEQNVKIFIVVYRNVGSTVGTDSLWTKHSLLSLHNNIHVIRSPNQWLQNTYFWAHHEKFVVIDNTVAFIGGIDLCYGRYDTPDHSLHDEETELENQIFPGKDYSNARVCDFYDLDKPFESMYDRSIVPRMPWHDVQMMTVGEAARDLSRHFVQRWNYLLRQKRPSRPTPLLTPASDLTEEELNNSAFFQDLKPHSTCEIQVVRSAGNWSLGLKKTEHSIQNAYLKLIETSDHYVYIENQFFVTSSSWDGVVIENKIGDALVDRIVKANSEGKAWKAFIVIPLMPGFNAEVDEAEGSSVRVIMQCQYQSISRGETSIFAKLKKLNIDPLQYIQFFSLRKWSTIGVDKKLVTEQLYVHAKVMIVDDRSCIIGSANINERSMLGNRDSEVAVVVRDTELIKSKMNGEEYLAGRFPWELRQRLMREHLGCDVDMVELIERKFEKLRLTAKQNYETLHTVSEETNTNITEANMIESSMVELAYREILNEKCSRLWEKKHGSSTENYGVINPLENSKDSDDSSEESMQGNKPAPLPEHKGNKYLHIDGKAAYHSFNYRAGEANMGIRDKKNISSDARLTNNSLHARDVDGHGPDNWKNTNSHPVMYNDVTKQLKAWAEEVLNKNLDENENEKLSTILPDKTNVKAYLDNPNILNVNKWNMLKRICYLQYLSFKKEKDLYEVQKNGEVTIAKQKSLPSQVANLENEQLDDQMVEGMLQQLLPPIGKQNSSISSVQYIDPYQFDDPLHPSFSQDLWFTIALRNTIIFRMVFHCQPDNSVQTWREYKEFQTFYKEFDMYQDKAILSERKEKGQEPPKIVEDRSAMNTLDNVPDDDISIATTIEKGRTLGEVSAGALGASGDEGECDQIDALAATPEAVPSQSERAGNPSSHPQTPPENTFRMKMNNQLLYGTKDRMFDRRTARKLLERIHGHLVVFPVDWLCKEVESNNWFYNVDRLPPIDIYD from the coding sequence ATGCTTcaggaaaaagaaggtcAAAAACGGTACAGCAATGGCGAAGTTATCCCTGGGATTAAAGACGAGGCTGGCGAGCTTTCAATGAGAAAAAACGCTGAGGAAGAACATCCCGATTCTGGCTCTCAATTGTCCAAAGCAGCGGCGAATAACGCACAAAACGTTGACAAGAACGGCGATGAAATAAGGTCTTCTTCGGCTCCCTTAGACGATCAAGACCCTCTATTTAAGGGAGAGAATATCAATCAGTCTGACTTTGAGGCTAGCGTGAAGAATTTGACGTTTATGGGTGTTCCAAATTCTTCGGTGTTTGAGGGCCGGACCGCGTCGTCAGACGGGACCCACAATGATCCTCACGCCAACGCTATTAATGGCCATACAACGGATGGAAGTAATGGACCCAAACGACCTAACATTAGTGCTATTAATGATCACAGCCGCAGTCATAGTGTAAGCAATGTTAACAGCAGTAGCAATAATAGTAGAGGGTTCAGTATGTCTTACCAGGACCGGTTctggaagaaagagattggTCAGGTTTTTAGGAGGTTTTCTAAGATTACAACTACAACGAACAACAAAGGCCATGAGCAGCAACAGACTCAGAATGAAGACGGCGCTAAGGTTGACCAGGTTTTGAACGAGCACGATGCTTACGTACAGAGCATGGCATCAGACTTTATAGATACAATGCTAGCAGGCGCGCCAGCAGCTCTTCTTGCAGGATCcatatttttgaaagatgaCAATGGTGTAACGAGGGCGCCATTACTTTTAACGATGCTCTCGATTAGAATTAGCCCAATGCAAAACTCTACCCATCTACACCTTGAcataaaaagaagatcatcTATCACATCTTCTGTCCATTCGGATGAACCAATGCAGGGCGGTGGACATCATTCCATTCTCGGTCAAAATTTGCATTCCAGATATAAGCTAGACTTAGAATATGGCCTTGGAGAAAACAGATTGAAATGGTCAATTATTCGTTCTTACAAAGATATCGCATCTCTTCACAATCGTTTAAAATTGATTTCGTTTCAACAGAATACTGTGAACAAGTTGTATATTGATAACAATAGATATAGTGAGTTGCATTTACCCCATTTTCCAAGGTTTGATGATGTGTtcaagaggaaaaaaacagaCTCACCCGAAaggaagacgaagaagaacacaGGTTCGGTATACACCCCTGCAAACGAGAATTTTACTCCTAGATCCTCCACGCAACTCTCTACCCACAGATATCAGTCGAAACACTTACAATCATTGATCGAAGAGCAGGATGACAGAAATAAACCCATGCATTTAAGAATAGAAAGGTACTTGAAGCTACTAAATGTCGTGCTATCGCTAAGACCACAAGCCAATAGACtatttcaattttatgAAATGTCTCCAATTGGTACTCTATTAAGTTACGAAAACGGATATCATGGAAAACAAGGATACATGGTTGTCAGATCCACAGCTAAAGCTCAAGGATGGCGTGTATCCCATTTCAAATTCAACGATTTCAAAGCTATGATCGAAAGACATACCACTAAATGGTTCCTGATAAGGCATTCTTATATTACTTATGTGAGTGATATTTATTCAACAACTCCGTTGGATGTATTTTTGGTGGACCCGGAATTTAAAATATCGTGCTCCGGATACTCTATGAAAGATATAGAGGACTCTTTCGAGAACCCTTCTTATCATGAGAATgtaaagaacaaaatctCTACAAAATTGCTGATAACTGTCGAAAACCGAGAACGTAAAATGCAAATGATTGTTAAATCAGAGTATATCATGAAACAATGGGTAAGGTCGATATATGAAATGTCAAAATCCACTGTATGGTCCCAAAAGCATAGATTCGATAGTTTTGCGCCAGTTAGAAAAAATGCCCTTTGTAAATTTCTAGTTGATGGCCGTGACTATTTCTGGTCATTAAGTGAAGCTTTGAGAATGGCGAAAGATGTAATCTTCATTCATGATTGGTGGCTCTCTCCAGAACTATACATGCGTAGACCTGTAAGAGGAAATCAGATTCATCGTATCGATCGTatcttgaaagaaaaggcaGAACAAAATGTCAAGATATTCATAGTCGTCTACAGAAATGTTGGGTCTACTGTTGGTACAGATTCCCTCTGGACAAAGCATTCTTTATTGAGCTTACACAACAATATTCATGTTATTAGGTCCCCTAACCAATGGCTTCAAAATACCTATTTCTGGGCTCACCATGAAAAATTTGTTGTCATCGACAATACGGTGGCCTTCATTGGAGGCATTGATTTGTGCTACGGTCGGTATGACACTCCAGATCACAGTTTGCATGACGAGGAAACAGAGTTGGAAAACCAAATATTTCCAGGAAAGGATTATTCTAATGCCCGGGTTTGTGATTTCTATGATCTTGATAAACCTTTTGAATCTATGTATGACAGATCTATTGTTCCTAGAATGCCATGGCACGATGTACAAATGATGACTGTAGGTGAAGCGGCCAGAGATTTGTCAAGACATTTTGTTCAGAGATGGAACTATCTTTTAAGACAGAAGCGCCCTAGCAGACCTACCCCTTTATTGACACCTGCGTCAGATCTAACAGAGGAAGAATTAAATAACTCTGCATTCTTCCAGGATTTAAAACCACACTCTACCTGTGAAATTCAAGTAGTCAGAAGCGCAGGAAATTGGTCTTTAGgattgaagaaaacagaacACTCCATCCAGAATGCATATTTGAAGCTAATCGAGACATCTGATCACTATGTTTATATTGAGAATCAATTTTTTGTTACAAGCTCAAGCTGGGATGGTGTGGTAATTGAGAATAAAATAGGTGATGCTCTAGTGGATAGAATTGTAAAAGCTAATAGTGAAGGAAAAGCATGGAAAGCTTTTATAGTTATTCCTTTAATGCCGGGCTTCAATGCAGAAGTAGATGAAGCAGAAGGTTCCAGTGTTAGAGTCATTATGCAATGCCAGTATCAATCAATATCCAGAGGAGAGACATCAATATTTGCcaaattaaagaaattgaatattGATCCTTTACAATATATTCAGTTCTTTTCCCTAAGAAAATGGTCGACTATAGGTGTAGACAAAAAATTAGTCACTGAGCAACTATACGTTCATGCTAAAGTGATGATAGTGGATGATAGAAGTTGTATTATAGGAAGTGCTAACATTAACGAAAGATCTATGTTAGGAAATCGTGATAGTGAGGTTGCAGTTGTGGTAAGAGATACAGAATtgataaaatcaaagatGAATGGTGAGGAATATTTAGCCGGAAGATTCCCATGGGAGTTGAGACAAAGACTTATGAGAGAGCATTTGGGATGTGATGTGGACATGGTTGAACtcattgaaagaaagtttgaaaagctAAGACTTACTGCAAAGCAAAATTATGAAACGTTGCATACTGTttcagaagaaactaaTACAAACATCACAGAGGCCAACATGATAGAGAGTTCAATGGTCGAACTCGCATATAGAGAAATATTGAATGAGAAATGTAGCAGATTATGGGAAAAGAAGCATGGTTCCAGCACTGAGAATTATGGTGTAATCAATCCACTTGAGAATTCTAAAGATTCAGATGATTCTAGCGAAGAGTCAATGCAAGGTAATAAGCCTGCTCCATTACCTGAGCACAAAGGTAACAAATACCTTCATATTGACGGAAAAGCTGCCTATCATTCGTTCAACTATAGAGCTGGAGAAGCAAATATGGGCATTAGggataaaaaaaatattagtTCTGATGCTCGGTTAACAAATAATTCCTTACATGCTCGTGATGTGGATGGTCATGGCCCTGACAATTGGAAGAACACGAATAGCCACCCTGTAATGTACAATGATGTAACAAAACAGCTAAAGGCTTGGGCAGAAGAAGTACTCAACAAGAATTTGgatgaaaacgaaaacgaGAAGCTGTCCACAATCTTGCCTGATAAAACAAACGTGAAAGCATATTTGGATAATCCCAATATATTGAACGTGAATAAATGGAATATGTTGAAGCGAATTTGCTATTTACAATACctctctttcaaaaaggaaaaggatTTGTATGAGGTTCAGAAAAATGGTGAAGTAACTATTgcaaaacaaaagagtCTCCCCTCTCAAGTCGCTAATCTTGAAAATGAGCAACTTGATGATCAGATGGTCGAAGGAATGTTACAACAATTGTTACCACCTATTGGTAAACAAAATTCAAGCATATCATCTGTACAGTACATCGACCCATACCAATTTGACGATCCACTACATCCGTCGTTCTCTCAAGACTTGTGGTTCACAATAGCATTACGGAACACGATTATCTTTAGAATGGTTTTCCATTGCCAGCCTGACAACTCCGTCCAGACCTGGAGGGAGTACAAAGAATTCCAAACATTCTACAAGGAATTTGACATGTATCAAGATAAGGCCATACTTTCggagagaaaagagaagggCCAAGAACCGCCAAAAATCGTGGAAGATCGTAGCGCAATGAACACATTAGATAACGTGCccgatgatgatatatctaTTGCAACAACTATAGAAAAGGGACGGACTTTAGGTGAGGTATCTGCCGGTGCCCTAGGAGCCAGTGGAGATGAAGGCGAATGTGATCAAATAGACGCCCTTGCAGCGACGCCTGAAGCGGTACCCTCTCAATCTGAACGAGCCGGTAATCCATCATCACATCCACAGACACCACCGGAGAACACTTTCAgaatgaaaatgaacaACCAGCTACTCTACGGTACCAAAGACAGGATGTTTGACCGTCGTACTGCCAGAAAACTATTAGAGCGTATACACGGTCACTTAGTTGTCTTCCCAGTCGACTGGCTCTGCAAAGAAGTAGAGTCCAACAACTGGTTCTACAATGTAGATCGTCTACCACCTATCGATATTTACGACTGA
- the GZF3 gene encoding GATA-type transcription factor yields MTFEEQSSTMVVSKPALLSDVRDQISGDMGESNGSSNTSVAVGSSGGTEKAELYPVISNDSSAGSSRKSGGSGSGNIDDSGKDIKPNNPASNPVCKNCYTSTTPLWRRDEHGSVLCNACGLFLKLHGRPRPISLKTDVIKSRNRKSTHHDSPNDKKKKDREPGSAAVNPAAKKRKTNDSPQYEQIQQLAGQLAKTVTSPTPNGNWQSQQPQQAQQVQQNSQSAESVDDIKYQKILPKNNQGKGNPLPHLSNILSTPSADYSTPNSPRLSSIQRQAPPLATINEILTNSRNQQGGNSTQLASINSISSNSNNCNNNVGHTEVNQKSLGQLSSIMNNQSLGNPSNGGRNNGNTSTLSPSLLNQQLSQPNQPSQQQQQQQQQQQALLQDKKPLHFSASPPSLEPQQTAAHSTTSSSNSVPFHHQQQQLKQEQQMNMVSDLTHSVNNISANGITTSSLHFPGSPVIKEEEKPSLSLILQSQEEVIKLKTRISELELVTDLYKRHVFELDSRCKALENELLAVQRQNQNK; encoded by the coding sequence ATGACATTTGAAGAGCAGAGCAGCACAATGGTTGTTAGCAAGCCAGCTCTTCTGTCGGATGTTCGGGACCAGATCTCTGGTGATATGGGTGAGAGTAATGGGAGTAGTAATACGAGTGTTGCAGTGGGATCTAGTGGAGGCACCGAGAAGGCGGAGCTGTACCCTGTGATATCGAACGATTCGAGTGCTGGTTCGAGTAGGAAGAGCGGTGGATCTGGGAGTGGGAACATCGATGATTCGGGGAAAGACATCAAGCCAAACAACCCAGCTAGCAACCCAGTTTGTAAGAATTGTTACACGTCTACGACGCCTCTATGGCGGCGGGATGAGCATGGTTCTGTTTTGTGTAACGCTTGCGGGTTGTTTCTCAAATTGCATGGCAGACCTAGGCCTATCAGCTTGAAGACGGATGTTATCAAGTCAAGAAATCGGAAATCTACACACCACGATAGTCCAAAcgataagaagaagaaagacagGGAGCCAGGATCTGCAGCGGTAAATCCTGCTGctaagaaaagaaaaaccaatGATTCTCCGCAGTACGAACAGATACAACAGTTGGCTGGTCAGTTGGCGAAAACAGTTACTTCGCCAACACCTAATGGTAACTGGCAGTCGCAGCAACCGCAGCAAGCTCAGCAAGTGCAGCAGAATAGCCAGTCTGCGGAATCTGTAGATGATATCAAGTATCAAAAAATACTACCCAAAAATAACCAGGGAAAAGGCAATCCATTGCCACACCTGTCAAATATTCTGTCCACCCCAAGCGCAGATTATTCGACTCCAAATTCCCCAAGGCTATCCAGTATACAACGACAAGCACCTCCTTTGGCTACAATAAATGAGATACTCACCAATTCTCGCAACCAGCAAGGCGGCAACTCAACACAACTGGCTAGCATTAACAGCATTAGcagtaatagtaataacTGTAACAACAATGTAGGCCATACTGAAGTTAACCAGAAATCACTTGGACAGCTGTCCAGTATAATGAACAACCAATCTCTCGGTAACCCAAGCAATGGTGGTAGAAATAACGGAAATACATCTACGCTTTCCCCATCGCTACTCAATCAACAACTCTCACAGCCAAATCAGCCGtcacaacaacaacaacaacaacaacagcagcagcaggcCTTGTTGCAAGATAAAAAGCCACTGCACTTCTCAGCTTCCCCTCCATCGCTGGAGCCTCAACAGACGGCAGCTCATAGCACAACCTCTTCATCGAATAGCGTACCTTTCCAtcatcagcagcagcaactgAAACAGGAACAGCAGATGAATATGGTATCAGATCTTACACACTCTGTCAACAACATTTCTGCTAACGGAATAACAACGTCAAGCCTTCATTTTCCGGGTTCTCCAGTAataaaagaggaagaaaagccaTCTTTGTCACTAATTCTTCAATCGCAAGAGGAAGTTATAAAGCTTAAGACTAGAATCAGTGAACTGGAACTTGTTACGGACCTATATAAGAGGCATGTTTTTGAGCTCGATTCCAGATGTAAAGCTCTAGAGAACGAACTCTTGGCCGTCCAACGgcaaaaccaaaataaatga
- the DID2 gene encoding Did2p: MNLENTLFQLKFTAKQLNRQAAKAAKEEKQEINKLKKILNESEEIGKLYASNAIRKRNERVQLLKLASRVDSVASRVQTAVTMRQVSSSMAQVCRGMDKALQSMNLQQITMVMDKFEQQFEDLDASVNVYEGMGESTDAVVVDGDKVDELLSQVADENGLELKHSAALSDLPEVKEPSVPVVNEGKEDKLAERLRALRS, encoded by the coding sequence ATGAACTTGGAGAATACACTATTCCAGTTGAAGTTTACTGCAAAGCAGTTGAATAGACAAGCAGCCAAAGCAGCCAAGGAGGAAAAGCAGGAGATCAAtaaattaaagaaaattCTTAACGAAAGCGAAGAAATTGGGAAACTCTATGCCTCAAATGCGATCAGAAAGAGGAATGAGCGGGTACAATTACTAAAATTGGCTTCGCGAGTGGATTCAGTGGCATCAAGGGTACAAACAGCTGTTACTATGAGACAAGTATCAAGTTCTATGGCACAAGTTTGCCGCGGCATGGATAAGGCACTTCAGTCGATGAATCTACAACAAATCACCATGGTGATGGACAAATTTGAGCAGCAATTCGAAGACTTAGATGCAAGCGTTAACGTTTATGAAGGCATGGGAGAAAGCACTGACGCTGTTGTAGTAGATGGTGATAAGGTTGACGAGCTACTCAGTCAGGTGGCAGACGAAAATGGGTTAGAGCTCAAACATTCAGCTGCATTATCAGATCTTCCTGAGGTTAAGGAGCCTAGCGTACCCGTTGTCAACGAAGGAAAGGAGGATAAACTTGCAGAAAGGCTAAGAGCTTTACGCAGTTAA
- the CCT7 gene encoding chaperonin-containing T-complex subunit CCT7: protein MNFGNQTPTIVVLKEGTDSSQGRGQIISNINACLAIQETLKPTLGPLGSDILIVSSNGKTTISNDGATILKLLDVVHPAAKTLVDISRAQDAEVGDGTTSVTILAGELMKEAKPFLEEGISSHIIMKGYRKAVDLAVSKIQEIAVDISNENNSRTLLERCARTAMSSKLINNNADFFVNMCVDAVLCLDQNDLDDKMIGIKKISGGAMEDSLFVDGVAFQKTFSYAGFEQQPKTFKNPKILSLNVELELKAEKDNAEVRVEHVEDYQAIVDAEWQIILDKLKQIEDTGANIVLSKLPIGDLATQYFADRNIFCAGRVASEDMNRVIQAVGGAVQSTTSDIKPEHLGTCELFEEVQIGSERYNLFKGCPEAKTCTLLLRGGAEQVIAEVERSLHDAIMIVKRALQNKLVVGGGGAIEMEISKYLRDYSKTIAGKQQLIINAFAKALEVIPRQLSENAGFDSVEILNRLRMAHSKGEKWFGVDFDNETIGDNFSKFVWEPALVKINALNSATEATNLILSVDETIKNKESDSAGASMAPPQGRGRGMPMPMQ from the coding sequence ATGAATTTTGGTAATCAGACTCCGACAATTGTCGTCTTAAAGGAAGGTACCGATTCTTCCCAGGGTAGAGGTCAGATTATCTCTAATATCAATGCGTGTTTGGCAATTCAAGAAACATTGAAGCCAACTTTGGGCCCTCTAGGATCAGATATTTTGATTGTTTCATCTAATGGTAAGACAACCATATCTAACGACGGTGCTACGATCTTGAAATTGTTAGACGTCGTGCATCCAGCAGCCAAGACCTTGGTTGACATTTCCAGAGCTCAAGATGCTGAAGTTGGTGATGGTACAACAAGTGTCACTATTTTAGCTGGTGAATTGATGAAGGAGGCAAAGCCTTTCTTAGAGGAAGGTATTTCTTCTCACATTATCATGAAGGGTTATAGAAAGGCTGTTGATTTGGctgtttcaaagattcaaGAGATTGCTGTTGACATTTCCAACGAAAATAATTCGAGAACTTTGTTAGAACGTTGTGCGAGAACAGCCATGTCTTCTAAATTAATCAACAATAACGCGGATTTCTTTGTTAACATGTGTGTTGATGCAGTTTTGTGCTTGGATCAAAACGACCTTGACGATAAAATGATTGGTATTAAGAAGATTTCAGGTGGTGCTATGGAGGATTCTTTATTTGTTGATGGTGTTGCGTTCCAAAAGACCTTCTCATACGCTGGTTTCGAACAACAACCGAAGACTTTTAAGAATCCTAAGATTCTATCACTTAATGTTGAATTAGAACTAAAGgcagaaaaagataatGCAGAAGTTAGAGTTGAACATGTCGAAGATTATCAAGCCATTGTGGATGCGGAATGGCAAATAATTTTAGATAAATTAAAGCAAATTGAAGATACAGGTGCCAACATTGTTTTATCTAAGTTACCAATTGGTGATTTGGCTACTCAATACTTTGCAGATAGAAATATTTTCTGTGCTGGCAGAGTCGCCAGTGAAGATATGAATCGTGTTATCCAAGCTGTAGGAGGTGCGGTACAGTCCACCACTTCTGACATCAAACCAGAGCACTTGGGTACCTGTGAGCTATTCGAAGAAGTTCAGATTGGTTCAGAACGTTACAACCTTTTCAAGGGATGTCCAGAAGCTAAGACTTGCACACTCTTATTAAGAGGTGGTGCGGAACAAGTTATTGCTGAAGTCGAAAGATCCCTACATGATGCTATTATGATTGTAAAGAGAGCCTTGCAAAACAAACTTGTAGTAGGAGGCGGTGGTGCTATAGAAATGGAGATCTCTAAGTATCTAAGAGACTACTCTAAAACAATCGCAGGCAAGCAACAACTAATTATCAATGCATTTGCTAAAGCTCTAGAAGTTATTCCAAGACAATTAAGTGAAAACGCTGGTTTTGATTCTGTTGAAATTTTAAACAGATTAAGAATGGCTCACAGTAAGGGTGAAAAGTGGTTCGGTGTTGATTTCGATAACGAAACCATCGGCGATAACTTTAGCAAATTTGTTTGGGAACCTGCTTTGGTCAAGATCAACGCCTTAAATAGTGCAACTGAAGCTACCAACTTGATTTTATCCGTCGATGAAACaatcaagaacaaggaaaGTGATTCTGCTGGTGCAAGTATGGCTCCGCCACAAGGTAGGGGAAGAGGTatgccaatgccaatgcAATAA
- the MDV1 gene encoding WD repeat MDV1/CAF4 family protein: MTSNTGDQFANLGKALSTTASALFSSQPMEDTILSYSSPYKKLLHQTITNTGGGSSLVKLRNEPRQSKGKNNGFQNIYSTSKGFFQNSFSDSKTTFKVLSYLSDELLEDIPAESSHEERKLITEHGNKKNKKVRSKHDSTLFQGFEASLPVINETIETQKKLIKNDDMKSITESAEMSSSTNEIETEDEEFTLPNHLSTEKLRSTYSTSFLKDAAKSITDNLDLLEIQKNLASSEIRELDIKLEKLKTMRELVFKRVAKIEQQEMFLEKHLKSVKDRIDMIIEFNMDKEENLTDKEGPNELSELSPPSGETTDSYATAATTPLENKGDDSSVNPLLSKSIYQELKNRESGKNDESLKKHRSTKKLKESSVYNRHRHRKIQPTLQQFYEPGSKIASISKAHEEEIICLDFDVPFGTMCSAGNLDHSIKVWDLSKKKQIASMDGHLASISCMQMDQYSTLITGGRDAVLKLWDIDKAVTESSTDVDDDNDACVYTFDAHVDEITAISFDGDNLVSGSQDRTIRQWDLNNGKCVQTIDLSFATGPMRSQRDSSLYNSILLTKEPPAIGALQCFDAALATGTKDGIVRLWDLRSGKVVRTLEGHTNAITALQFDSINLVTGSMDRSIRIWDLRTGTLSDVFAYENPVTSLHFDLDRIVIANNEPTVKIYNRKDGNHWFCGDENQDTGNVEFVKYKHGYLVEGRSSGDINTWAI; this comes from the coding sequence ATGACTTCTAATACGGGGGACCAGTTTGCAAATCTGGGCAAAGCATTGTCCACAACCGCATCTGCTCTCTTTTCATCCCAGCCGATGGAAGATACAATTCTCTCATATAGCAGCCCATATAAAAAGCTGCTCCATCAAACCATAACAAACACTGGAGGAGGATCTTCATTAGTTAAGCTACGTAATGAACCAAGACAATCAAAGGGGAAGAACAATGgctttcaaaatatttattCAACTAGTAAGGGCTTTTTTCAGAACTCATTTAGTGATTCAAAAACAACTTTCAAAGTATTAAGTTATCTTAGTGATGAACTGCTAGAAGATATACCAGCAGAGTCATCCcatgaagaaagaaaacttATAACAGAGcatggaaacaaaaaaaataagaaggTAAGAAGTAAACACGATTCTACTTTATTTCAAGGATTTGAAGCATCCTTACCGGTGATTAATGAAACTATAGAAACCCAGAAAAAGCTTATaaaaaatgatgatatGAAATCTATAACAGAGTCCGCAGAGATGAGCTCTTCAACCAATGAAATCGAGactgaagatgaagaatttaCGCTACCCAATCACTTATCCACTGAAAAGCTTCGTAGTACTTATTCTACGTCATTTCTAAAAGATGCTGCTAAATCAATCACGGATAATCTTGACTTACTTGAGATACAGAAAAACTTAGCATCCAGTGAGATTAGGGAACTAGATATAAAACTggagaaattgaaaacaatgAGGGAGCTAGTGTTTAAGAGAGTTGCTAAGATTGAGCAGCAAGAGATGTTCTTGGAAAAACATTTAAAGAGCGTAAAAGATAGAATTGATATGATAATCGAATTCAACATGgataaggaagaaaatcTAACTGATAAAGAGGGCCCTAATGAATTATCGGAATTATCTCCTCCATCAGGAGAAACCACCGATAGCTatgcaacagcagcaaccaCACCTCTGGAGAATAAAGGAGATGACTCTTCTGTTAACCCATTACTTTCTAAATCCATTTatcaagaattgaagaatcGAGAGTCAGGGAAAAACGAtgaatctttgaagaaacatcGCTCAACtaaaaaactaaaagagTCAAGTGTATATAATCGCCATCGTCACCGTAAAATCCAACCAACTTTGCAACAATTTTACGAACCAGGGTCGAAAATTGCTAGCATTTCTAAGGCtcacgaagaagaaataatatGCCTAGATTTCGATGTTCCATTTGGCACCATGTGCTCAGCGGGAAATTTGGACCATTCAATAAAGGTGTGGGACTTGagtaagaagaagcaaataGCTTCCATGGATGGCCATTTGGCGTCAATCAGTTGTATGCAGATGGATCAGTACAGTACTCTGATTACTGGTGGCCGCGATGCTGTACTGAAATTATGGGATATCGATAAAGCTGTAACCGAATCAAGTACTGACGTGGATGACGACAATGATGCCTGTGTATACACATTTGACGCACATGTAGACGAAATTACTGCGATAAGTTTTGATGGAGATAACTTGGTTTCCGGTTCACAAGATAGGACTATCCGTCAGTGGGATCTGAACAATGGTAAATGTGTTCAAACAATCGATTTATCTTTTGCAACTGGTCCAATGCGTTCACAAAGGGATTCATCTCTTTATAACAGCATTCTATTAACAAAAGAACCGCCAGCAATTGGTGCGCTACAGTGCTTTGACGCGGCATTAGCAACAGGTACCAAAGATGGAATCGTGAGGTTATGGGATCTTAGATCAGGGAAGGTTGTACGTACATTAGAAGGTCACACTAACGCCATAACTGCACTTCAGTTTGATTCAATTAATTTAGTTACAGGCTCTATGGACAGAAGTATAAGAATTTGGGATCTCAGAACTGGAACACTTTCAGATGTATTTGCGTACGAAAATCCTGTCACATCATTGCATTTCGACCTTGATAGAATTGTTATTGCCAACAATGAACCAACCGTTAAAATATACAACCGCAAAGATGGCAATCATTGGTTCTGTGGTGATGAAAACCAGGACACAGGAAATGTCGAGTTTGTAAAGTATAAGCACGGATATTTGGTGGAAGGTCGTTCAAGTGGCGATATAAACACCTGGGCAATTTAG